One region of Quercus lobata isolate SW786 chromosome 2, ValleyOak3.0 Primary Assembly, whole genome shotgun sequence genomic DNA includes:
- the LOC115976407 gene encoding uncharacterized protein LOC115976407 isoform X1, whose product MADDGKANLPNDLSSSKATDEAIGGNGEDKTLLGLLDESKDQVASESNIPLSPQWLYAKPADAKALTAGILGEVGAPGSLPHGNSIDPSPKDGWRLDGSQEKKDRRRAAPDVELNRRWREEERDTGILGRRDRRKEDRHADVISTSENRALSLTDRWQDSRSSGHESRRDSKWSSRWGPDDKEKNSRTERRTDVEKEGNDTDKQSFVGSNRAASERDTDSRDKWRPRHRMEAHAGGLAAHRTAPGFGLERGRVEGANVRFAQGRGRSNSASSTGSVLVNKNNSILGKSGPHEDIYIYPRGKLLDIYRKKKTDPTFNATPDGMEHVSPITQVGSIEPLSFVAPDAEEEVVLGDIWKGKINSSGVSRNSFRGKNGGSNDNITGGLRQSSTSNTEENVESFVVANLNDSCQFPVAVGLDTCGSQFDRIEGLIMYCSVEHDSYKEDRYLPAAVGVVVTNGLMSTVSEGYDCRSVNEISDPSSTAAELKSSENNQAEEVAILKHFKLKGIESATSFELGSQLPDDSSSLFDFLSLQKTSSSNQPPLNNYEEGHPLGSDIPPEEWSLYYLDPQGETQGPFLGVDIIKWFEQGYYGPDLPVRLSDAPDGSPFQELGSVMPHLRFRSGCASGDDLVTNLEPSDAVGGILEENMAASSSALDYKDCAVISSQKSAPSVHEATSGVSVQSRMLNQGYHSELQYRDDDSLQNFVRKDDEVIFPGRLGSSNGNSLRRPSTDIHGSFSSSMRHPSLANEYSETAMRNHQDDNMHPFGLSLSELKDSCAQSSNMSSSMGDQGHFVDPLVKRDATFVSQSSLGAMADQPFGETWTGDYRRNKHSNPNFHLGSLDIPHISHMEQECSAFDMTEHLMPQKLQMEQLQQQNFLSHPFRHVIGLGVENSSGLVLSQSNNPNSQQAVHHLEPDLEHLLALQRHELQQQHLLQQQQVHLHEMKLRQQQQQQSQIQQFLHHQISQPGYGQSEIDPLRDNPFDQIQMRKHLLHELQLNSHSSRHLDPMIEQIIQAKVGQNAAQGRQADILDLMLQPKHGNTITLEQHLRLQQEQAQVQQLSMTLRQQLGLEGERHNGGRWSVDEAGQFFINPTSHQQAVSARFNAPDFCLQQNRLSSHEEQLRNLSWNHALPEQIQQGVYDPSSMSFGRSMPLPASAPGTNLDSVNTSSHGLDLQERRLYRQSDDQLGSFSSGFPSHPQKASDEYYASHLDAIQSCSSGNNGRVENSWIEAQKKQLHLEALRQRMEAEVNVSSVDSNVWASAGGEENSRRGLMDLHKKMVLQSAQSSEIDYQHSVLPSRSQETFLLNSESNYSNFPFNLPPDQQLFLNDSFSKRPQDSNSSAFLQDHFVGVAVNEQKFNNLGKSERSPFGSNSGDQSFLLGTKDTSHVGYVNNSLIGKSATDKDLLELEGNMGKRHGSKGMISTSSSILEITENLSEKTETALGRELLFNAHSRHSSLSSAGGDGGGLFSYEMGLDKSLRGEDIGNDRLPSTLTKGFDSAFHTSHDVLLEPASASLVKPKNAMGMEASDEFGPLSEGGCELVGDHQASRKKDVHFQRTSSSSDASVSETLFIDMLKKPALPETDVASGAPSESSDGGIQAGRSGKKKGKKGRQIDPALLGFKVSSNRIMMGEIQRFED is encoded by the exons ATGGCTGACGACGGCAAGGCCAATCTGCCAAACGATCTCTCCTCCTCCAAAGcgacag ATGAAGCCATTGGAGGAAATGGTGAGGACAAGACACTTTTGGGGTTACTCGATGAGTCAAAAG ACCAAGTAGCATCTGAAAGCAATATTCCTCTTTCACCACAGTGGCTCTATGCTAAACCAGCTGATGCTAAGGCATTAACTGCTGGCATTTTGGGG GAAGTGGGTGCACCTGGTTCTTTGCCCCATGGAAACTCCATAGATCCCAGCCCAAAAGACGGTTGGCGTTTAGATGGGTCTCAGGAAAAGAAAGACCGGAGAAGGGCTGCTCCTGATGTTGAATTGAATCGCCGCTGGCGtgaagaggagagagacacTGGCATACTTGGTAGAAGAGATCGCAGAAAAGAAGATCGTCATGCAGATGTCATCTCAACTTCTGAGAATAGAGCCTTGTCCTTGACTGATCGCTGGCAAGATAGCCGTAGTTCTGGGCATGAATCCCGGAGAGACAGCAAATGGTCATCAAGGTGGGGTCCTGatgacaaagaaaagaattcTAGAACTGAAAGGAGGACAGATGTAGAGAAAGAGGGTAATGACACTGACAAACAATCTTTTGTTGGTAGTAATCGTGCAGCTTCTGAACGTGACACTGATTCTCGTGATAAATGGAGGCCACGCCATCGTATGGAAGCTCATGCAGGTGGCTTGGCAGCACACCGCACTGCACCAGGGTTTGGGTTGGAGAGAGGACGGGTGGAGGGTGCAAATGTGCGATTTGCTCAGGGACGAGGAAGGTCAAACTCTGCATCTTCTACTGGGTCTGTTCTTGTTAATAAGAATAACAGCATACTAGGAAAATCTGGCCCCCATGAAGATATATATATCTACCCTAGGGGAAAACTTCTAGATATTTATCGTAAGAAAAAGACTGATCCAACATTCAATGCCACGCCTGATGGGATGGAGCATGTATCACCAATAACACAAGTAGGTTCTATTGAGCCATTGTCTTTTGTTGCACCTGATGCGGAGGAAGAG GTTGTACTTGGAGATATATGGAAGGGAAAAATCAATAGCAGTGGAGTGTCACGCAACTCATTTAGAGGCAAGAATGGAGGATCAAATGATAATATCACTG GTGGGCTGAGACAGAGTTCCACTAGTAATACTGAAGAAAATGTTGAATCTTTTGTAGTGGCTAATTTAAATGATTCTTGCCAATTTCCTGTTGCCGTGGGGTTGGATACTTGTGGTTCACAGTTTGATAGAATTGAGG GGTTAATTATGTATTGTTCTGTAGAACATGATTCTTATAAAGAAGATCGGTATCTTCCAGCAGCAGTTGGTGTGGTAGTAACCAATGGCTTGATGTCAACAGTTTCAGAGGGCTATGATTGCCGCAGTGTCAATGAGATTAGTGATCCCAGCAGTACTGCTGCTGAACTCAAATCTAGTGAAAATAACCAGGCAGAAGAAGTTGCaattttgaaacactttaagTTGAAAGGCATTGAGTCAGCTACTTCCTTTGAACTTGGCAGCCAGCTTCCTGACGATTCAAGTTCTCTGTTTGATTTTCTGTCTTTACAGAAAACTTCAAGCAGTAATCAGCCACCTTTAAATAACTATGAGGAGGGGCATCCACTGGGAAGTGATATCCCACCTGAGGAATGGAGTTTGTATTATCTTGATCCTCAAGGGGAAACTCAGGGACCTTTTCTGGGAGTTGATATCATTAAGTGGTTTGAACAAGGCTATTATGGACCTGATTTACCAGTTCGCTTGTCAGATGCCCCTGACGGATCACCTTTTCAAGAACTTGGTAGTGTCATGCCACATCTTAGATTTAGATCTGGGTGTGCCTCTGGCGATGATCTGGTTACAAATTTAGAACCATCTGATGCTGTTGGAGGCATCTTAGAAGAGAATATGgctgcttcttcttctgcaCTTGACTATAAAGATTGTGCTGTTATAAGTAGTCAAAAGTCTGCTCCATCTGTACATGAGGCTACCTCTGGTGTTAGTGTTCAGTCAAGAATGCTTAATCAGGGTTATCATTCTGAGCTCCAGTATCGCGATGATGATAGTCTCCAAAACTTTGTTAGAAAAGATGATG AAGTTATCTTTCCTGGAAGGCTTGGAAGTAGCAATGGTAACTCTTTGCGGAGACCTTCTACTGACATTCACGGTTCATTTTCCAGTTCTATGCGACATCCTTCCCTTGCAAATGAATATTCAGAAACTGCCATGCGTAATCATCAGGATGATAATATGCATCCTTTTGGCCTCTCATTGTCTGAGCTCAAAGACAGTTGTGCTcaatcatccaatatgtcatcAAGTATGGGTGATCAGGGTCACTTTGTTGATCCTTTGGTCAAGAGAGATGCCACTTTTGTGAGTCAGAGCTCCTTGGGTGCTATGGCTGACCAACCTTTTGGTGAGACATGGACTGGTGATTATAGAAGAAATAAACATTCTAACCCTAATTTTCATCTGGGTTCTCTAGATATTCCTCACATATCTCACATGGAGCAAGAATGCAGTGCTTTTGACATGACAGAGCATCTGATGCCACAAAAACTGCAAATGGAGCAACTTCAACAGCAGAATTTCCTTTCTCATCCCTTCAGACATGTTATAGGGTTGGGTGTTGAGAATTCTTCTGGTTTAGTTTTGTCTCAGAGCAATAACCCTAATTCCCAGCAGGCAGTCCATCATCTGGAGCCAGATCTGGAACATCTTTTGGCACTTCAACGGCATGAGCTTCAACAACAGCATCTGTTGCAGCAACAGCAGGTTCATCTCCATGAAATGAAACTGCGgcaacaacagcagcagcagTCTCAAATTCAGCAGTTTCTGCATCACCAGATATCTCAGCCTGGTTATGGGCAGTCAGAGATAGATCCTCTAAGAGACAACCCTTTTGATCAGATTCAAATGAGGAAGCACCTTCTGCATGAGCTGCAGCTGAATTCTCACTCTTCAAGGCACCTTGATCCAATGATTGAGCAGATCATCCAAGCAAAAGTTGGCCAGAATGCCGCCCAAGGCAGGCAGGCTGATATTTTGGACCTTATGTTGCAGCCAAAGCATGGAAATACAATCACATTAGAACAGCATCTTCGTCTACAGCAAGAACAGGCGCAGGTACAGCAACTATCTATGACATTGAGGCAGCAGTTAGGGTTGGAGGGGGAAAGGCATAATGGTGGGCGTTGGTCAGTTGATGAAGCTGGTCAGTTTTTCATAAATCCTACTAGTCATCAGCAGGCTGTGTCAGCTAGATTTAACGCGCCAGATTTTTGCCTGCAACAGAATAGGCTTTCCTCCCATGAGGAGCAACTGAGAAATCTCAGCTGGAATCATGCTTTACCGGAGCAAATTCAGCAAGGTGTTTATGATCCTAGCTCAATGTCCTTCGGGAGGTCAATGCCTCTTCCTGCTAGTGCTCCTGGGACGAACTTGGACAGTGTAAACACTAGTTCTCATGGTCTAGATCTACAAGAGCGACGACTCTATAGGCAATCTGATGATCAACTTGGTTCTTTTTCTTCTGGTTTCCCATCTCATCCCCAAAAAGCGTCCGATGAGTATTATGCTTCTCATCTAGATGCAATTCAGAGCTGCTCCTCTGGGAACAATGGTCGGGTTGAAAATAGCTGGATTGAAGCACAAAAGAAACAATTGCATCTTGAAGCTTTGCGACAAAGAATGGAGGCAGAAGTTAATGTATCTTCTGTAGATTCAAATGTTTGGGCATCTGCAGGAGGTGAAGAGAACTCAAGACGAGGTTTGATGGACCTTCATAAAAAAATGGTTCTTCAATCTGCACAGTCATCTGAAATTGATTATCAACATTCTGTATTACCTTCCCGAAGTCAGGAAACATTTCTGCTGAATTCAGagtcaaattattcaaattttccttttaatctTCCTCCAGATCAACAATTATTTCTGAACGACTCTTTCTCAAAAAGGCCTCAAGACTCCAATTCAAGTGCCTTCTTGCAGGATCACTTTGTTGGTGTGGCTGTGAATGAACAGAAGTTCAACAATTTGGGAAAGAGTGAAAGGTCTCCCTTTGGATCTAATTCTGGAGACCAGTCGTTCTTATTGGGCACTAAAGATACTTCTCATGTTGGTTATGTAAATAATAGCCTAATTGGTAAATCAGCTACAGATAAAGACTTATTAGAGTTAGAAGGAAACATGGGGAAGAGACATGGATCGAAGGGTATGATTTCAACAAGCAGTTCAATTTTGGAGATCACAGAAAACTTGTCAGAGAAAACAGAGACAGCATTGGGCAGGGAACTACTTTTTAATGCTCATAGTAGGCACAGCTCACTGAGTAGTGCTG GTGGTGATGGTGGAGGCTTATTCAGTTATGAGATGGGATTAGATAAATCACTCCGAGGAGAGGACATTGGTAATGACAG GCTGCCCTCTACTTTAACTAAAGGGTTTGACAGCGCTTTTCATACATCCCATGATGTTTTGTTGGAGCCAGCATCAGCTTCTCTTGTCAAGCCAAAAAATGCAATGGGCATGGAAGCCTCTGATG AATTTGGCCCACTTTCAGAAGGTGGGTGTGAGTTAGTTGGTGACCATCAGGCATCTAGGAAGAAGGATGTGCATTTTCAGAGGACCTCGTCTTCCAGTGATGCTTCTGTTTCCGAGACATTATTCATAGACATGCTCAAAAAACCAGCTCTCCCAGAGACTGATGTAGCTAGTGGGGCTCCTTCAGAGTCATCTGACGGTGGCATACAAGCAGGGCGAAGTGgcaaaaagaaagggaagaaaGGAAGACAGATTGATCCTGCCCTCCTTGGCTTCAAAGTCTCCAGCAACCGGATAATGATGGGTGAGATTCAGCGCTTTGAAGATTGA
- the LOC115976407 gene encoding uncharacterized protein LOC115976407 isoform X2 encodes MADDGKANLPNDLSSSKATDEAIGGNGEDKTLLGLLDESKDQVASESNIPLSPQWLYAKPADAKALTAGILGEVGAPGSLPHGNSIDPSPKDGWRLDGSQEKKDRRRAAPDVELNRRWREEERDTGILGRRDRRKEDRHADVISTSENRALSLTDRWQDSRSSGHESRRDSKWSSRWGPDDKEKNSRTERRTDVEKEGNDTDKQSFVGSNRAASERDTDSRDKWRPRHRMEAHAGGLAAHRTAPGFGLERGRVEGANVRFAQGRGRSNSASSTGSVLVNKNNSILGKSGPHEDIYIYPRGKLLDIYRKKKTDPTFNATPDGMEHVSPITQVGSIEPLSFVAPDAEEEVVLGDIWKGKINSSGVSRNSFRGKNGGSNDNITGGLRQSSTSNTEENVESFVVANLNDSCQFPVAVGLDTCGSQFDRIEGLIMYCSVEHDSYKEDRYLPAAVGVVVTNGLMSTVSEGYDCRSVNEISDPSSTAAELKSSENNQAEEVAILKHFKLKGIESATSFELGSQLPDDSSSLFDFLSLQKTSSSNQPPLNNYEEGHPLGSDIPPEEWSLYYLDPQGETQGPFLGVDIIKWFEQGYYGPDLPVRLSDAPDGSPFQELGSVMPHLRFRSGCASGDDLVTNLEPSDAVGGILEENMAASSSALDYKDCAVISSQKSAPSVHEATSGVSVQSRMLNQGYHSELQYRDDDSLQNFVRKDDVIFPGRLGSSNGNSLRRPSTDIHGSFSSSMRHPSLANEYSETAMRNHQDDNMHPFGLSLSELKDSCAQSSNMSSSMGDQGHFVDPLVKRDATFVSQSSLGAMADQPFGETWTGDYRRNKHSNPNFHLGSLDIPHISHMEQECSAFDMTEHLMPQKLQMEQLQQQNFLSHPFRHVIGLGVENSSGLVLSQSNNPNSQQAVHHLEPDLEHLLALQRHELQQQHLLQQQQVHLHEMKLRQQQQQQSQIQQFLHHQISQPGYGQSEIDPLRDNPFDQIQMRKHLLHELQLNSHSSRHLDPMIEQIIQAKVGQNAAQGRQADILDLMLQPKHGNTITLEQHLRLQQEQAQVQQLSMTLRQQLGLEGERHNGGRWSVDEAGQFFINPTSHQQAVSARFNAPDFCLQQNRLSSHEEQLRNLSWNHALPEQIQQGVYDPSSMSFGRSMPLPASAPGTNLDSVNTSSHGLDLQERRLYRQSDDQLGSFSSGFPSHPQKASDEYYASHLDAIQSCSSGNNGRVENSWIEAQKKQLHLEALRQRMEAEVNVSSVDSNVWASAGGEENSRRGLMDLHKKMVLQSAQSSEIDYQHSVLPSRSQETFLLNSESNYSNFPFNLPPDQQLFLNDSFSKRPQDSNSSAFLQDHFVGVAVNEQKFNNLGKSERSPFGSNSGDQSFLLGTKDTSHVGYVNNSLIGKSATDKDLLELEGNMGKRHGSKGMISTSSSILEITENLSEKTETALGRELLFNAHSRHSSLSSAGGDGGGLFSYEMGLDKSLRGEDIGNDRLPSTLTKGFDSAFHTSHDVLLEPASASLVKPKNAMGMEASDEFGPLSEGGCELVGDHQASRKKDVHFQRTSSSSDASVSETLFIDMLKKPALPETDVASGAPSESSDGGIQAGRSGKKKGKKGRQIDPALLGFKVSSNRIMMGEIQRFED; translated from the exons ATGGCTGACGACGGCAAGGCCAATCTGCCAAACGATCTCTCCTCCTCCAAAGcgacag ATGAAGCCATTGGAGGAAATGGTGAGGACAAGACACTTTTGGGGTTACTCGATGAGTCAAAAG ACCAAGTAGCATCTGAAAGCAATATTCCTCTTTCACCACAGTGGCTCTATGCTAAACCAGCTGATGCTAAGGCATTAACTGCTGGCATTTTGGGG GAAGTGGGTGCACCTGGTTCTTTGCCCCATGGAAACTCCATAGATCCCAGCCCAAAAGACGGTTGGCGTTTAGATGGGTCTCAGGAAAAGAAAGACCGGAGAAGGGCTGCTCCTGATGTTGAATTGAATCGCCGCTGGCGtgaagaggagagagacacTGGCATACTTGGTAGAAGAGATCGCAGAAAAGAAGATCGTCATGCAGATGTCATCTCAACTTCTGAGAATAGAGCCTTGTCCTTGACTGATCGCTGGCAAGATAGCCGTAGTTCTGGGCATGAATCCCGGAGAGACAGCAAATGGTCATCAAGGTGGGGTCCTGatgacaaagaaaagaattcTAGAACTGAAAGGAGGACAGATGTAGAGAAAGAGGGTAATGACACTGACAAACAATCTTTTGTTGGTAGTAATCGTGCAGCTTCTGAACGTGACACTGATTCTCGTGATAAATGGAGGCCACGCCATCGTATGGAAGCTCATGCAGGTGGCTTGGCAGCACACCGCACTGCACCAGGGTTTGGGTTGGAGAGAGGACGGGTGGAGGGTGCAAATGTGCGATTTGCTCAGGGACGAGGAAGGTCAAACTCTGCATCTTCTACTGGGTCTGTTCTTGTTAATAAGAATAACAGCATACTAGGAAAATCTGGCCCCCATGAAGATATATATATCTACCCTAGGGGAAAACTTCTAGATATTTATCGTAAGAAAAAGACTGATCCAACATTCAATGCCACGCCTGATGGGATGGAGCATGTATCACCAATAACACAAGTAGGTTCTATTGAGCCATTGTCTTTTGTTGCACCTGATGCGGAGGAAGAG GTTGTACTTGGAGATATATGGAAGGGAAAAATCAATAGCAGTGGAGTGTCACGCAACTCATTTAGAGGCAAGAATGGAGGATCAAATGATAATATCACTG GTGGGCTGAGACAGAGTTCCACTAGTAATACTGAAGAAAATGTTGAATCTTTTGTAGTGGCTAATTTAAATGATTCTTGCCAATTTCCTGTTGCCGTGGGGTTGGATACTTGTGGTTCACAGTTTGATAGAATTGAGG GGTTAATTATGTATTGTTCTGTAGAACATGATTCTTATAAAGAAGATCGGTATCTTCCAGCAGCAGTTGGTGTGGTAGTAACCAATGGCTTGATGTCAACAGTTTCAGAGGGCTATGATTGCCGCAGTGTCAATGAGATTAGTGATCCCAGCAGTACTGCTGCTGAACTCAAATCTAGTGAAAATAACCAGGCAGAAGAAGTTGCaattttgaaacactttaagTTGAAAGGCATTGAGTCAGCTACTTCCTTTGAACTTGGCAGCCAGCTTCCTGACGATTCAAGTTCTCTGTTTGATTTTCTGTCTTTACAGAAAACTTCAAGCAGTAATCAGCCACCTTTAAATAACTATGAGGAGGGGCATCCACTGGGAAGTGATATCCCACCTGAGGAATGGAGTTTGTATTATCTTGATCCTCAAGGGGAAACTCAGGGACCTTTTCTGGGAGTTGATATCATTAAGTGGTTTGAACAAGGCTATTATGGACCTGATTTACCAGTTCGCTTGTCAGATGCCCCTGACGGATCACCTTTTCAAGAACTTGGTAGTGTCATGCCACATCTTAGATTTAGATCTGGGTGTGCCTCTGGCGATGATCTGGTTACAAATTTAGAACCATCTGATGCTGTTGGAGGCATCTTAGAAGAGAATATGgctgcttcttcttctgcaCTTGACTATAAAGATTGTGCTGTTATAAGTAGTCAAAAGTCTGCTCCATCTGTACATGAGGCTACCTCTGGTGTTAGTGTTCAGTCAAGAATGCTTAATCAGGGTTATCATTCTGAGCTCCAGTATCGCGATGATGATAGTCTCCAAAACTTTGTTAGAAAAGATGATG TTATCTTTCCTGGAAGGCTTGGAAGTAGCAATGGTAACTCTTTGCGGAGACCTTCTACTGACATTCACGGTTCATTTTCCAGTTCTATGCGACATCCTTCCCTTGCAAATGAATATTCAGAAACTGCCATGCGTAATCATCAGGATGATAATATGCATCCTTTTGGCCTCTCATTGTCTGAGCTCAAAGACAGTTGTGCTcaatcatccaatatgtcatcAAGTATGGGTGATCAGGGTCACTTTGTTGATCCTTTGGTCAAGAGAGATGCCACTTTTGTGAGTCAGAGCTCCTTGGGTGCTATGGCTGACCAACCTTTTGGTGAGACATGGACTGGTGATTATAGAAGAAATAAACATTCTAACCCTAATTTTCATCTGGGTTCTCTAGATATTCCTCACATATCTCACATGGAGCAAGAATGCAGTGCTTTTGACATGACAGAGCATCTGATGCCACAAAAACTGCAAATGGAGCAACTTCAACAGCAGAATTTCCTTTCTCATCCCTTCAGACATGTTATAGGGTTGGGTGTTGAGAATTCTTCTGGTTTAGTTTTGTCTCAGAGCAATAACCCTAATTCCCAGCAGGCAGTCCATCATCTGGAGCCAGATCTGGAACATCTTTTGGCACTTCAACGGCATGAGCTTCAACAACAGCATCTGTTGCAGCAACAGCAGGTTCATCTCCATGAAATGAAACTGCGgcaacaacagcagcagcagTCTCAAATTCAGCAGTTTCTGCATCACCAGATATCTCAGCCTGGTTATGGGCAGTCAGAGATAGATCCTCTAAGAGACAACCCTTTTGATCAGATTCAAATGAGGAAGCACCTTCTGCATGAGCTGCAGCTGAATTCTCACTCTTCAAGGCACCTTGATCCAATGATTGAGCAGATCATCCAAGCAAAAGTTGGCCAGAATGCCGCCCAAGGCAGGCAGGCTGATATTTTGGACCTTATGTTGCAGCCAAAGCATGGAAATACAATCACATTAGAACAGCATCTTCGTCTACAGCAAGAACAGGCGCAGGTACAGCAACTATCTATGACATTGAGGCAGCAGTTAGGGTTGGAGGGGGAAAGGCATAATGGTGGGCGTTGGTCAGTTGATGAAGCTGGTCAGTTTTTCATAAATCCTACTAGTCATCAGCAGGCTGTGTCAGCTAGATTTAACGCGCCAGATTTTTGCCTGCAACAGAATAGGCTTTCCTCCCATGAGGAGCAACTGAGAAATCTCAGCTGGAATCATGCTTTACCGGAGCAAATTCAGCAAGGTGTTTATGATCCTAGCTCAATGTCCTTCGGGAGGTCAATGCCTCTTCCTGCTAGTGCTCCTGGGACGAACTTGGACAGTGTAAACACTAGTTCTCATGGTCTAGATCTACAAGAGCGACGACTCTATAGGCAATCTGATGATCAACTTGGTTCTTTTTCTTCTGGTTTCCCATCTCATCCCCAAAAAGCGTCCGATGAGTATTATGCTTCTCATCTAGATGCAATTCAGAGCTGCTCCTCTGGGAACAATGGTCGGGTTGAAAATAGCTGGATTGAAGCACAAAAGAAACAATTGCATCTTGAAGCTTTGCGACAAAGAATGGAGGCAGAAGTTAATGTATCTTCTGTAGATTCAAATGTTTGGGCATCTGCAGGAGGTGAAGAGAACTCAAGACGAGGTTTGATGGACCTTCATAAAAAAATGGTTCTTCAATCTGCACAGTCATCTGAAATTGATTATCAACATTCTGTATTACCTTCCCGAAGTCAGGAAACATTTCTGCTGAATTCAGagtcaaattattcaaattttccttttaatctTCCTCCAGATCAACAATTATTTCTGAACGACTCTTTCTCAAAAAGGCCTCAAGACTCCAATTCAAGTGCCTTCTTGCAGGATCACTTTGTTGGTGTGGCTGTGAATGAACAGAAGTTCAACAATTTGGGAAAGAGTGAAAGGTCTCCCTTTGGATCTAATTCTGGAGACCAGTCGTTCTTATTGGGCACTAAAGATACTTCTCATGTTGGTTATGTAAATAATAGCCTAATTGGTAAATCAGCTACAGATAAAGACTTATTAGAGTTAGAAGGAAACATGGGGAAGAGACATGGATCGAAGGGTATGATTTCAACAAGCAGTTCAATTTTGGAGATCACAGAAAACTTGTCAGAGAAAACAGAGACAGCATTGGGCAGGGAACTACTTTTTAATGCTCATAGTAGGCACAGCTCACTGAGTAGTGCTG GTGGTGATGGTGGAGGCTTATTCAGTTATGAGATGGGATTAGATAAATCACTCCGAGGAGAGGACATTGGTAATGACAG GCTGCCCTCTACTTTAACTAAAGGGTTTGACAGCGCTTTTCATACATCCCATGATGTTTTGTTGGAGCCAGCATCAGCTTCTCTTGTCAAGCCAAAAAATGCAATGGGCATGGAAGCCTCTGATG AATTTGGCCCACTTTCAGAAGGTGGGTGTGAGTTAGTTGGTGACCATCAGGCATCTAGGAAGAAGGATGTGCATTTTCAGAGGACCTCGTCTTCCAGTGATGCTTCTGTTTCCGAGACATTATTCATAGACATGCTCAAAAAACCAGCTCTCCCAGAGACTGATGTAGCTAGTGGGGCTCCTTCAGAGTCATCTGACGGTGGCATACAAGCAGGGCGAAGTGgcaaaaagaaagggaagaaaGGAAGACAGATTGATCCTGCCCTCCTTGGCTTCAAAGTCTCCAGCAACCGGATAATGATGGGTGAGATTCAGCGCTTTGAAGATTGA